A section of the Falco peregrinus isolate bFalPer1 chromosome 3, bFalPer1.pri, whole genome shotgun sequence genome encodes:
- the LOC101916016 gene encoding antigen WC1.1-like isoform X1 translates to MGKEGLLFFQVLWLLPWVQLCRGAAEVRLENGGRRCAGRVEVKQQGQWGTVCGVFWDMKDATVVCNQLGCGSAVGAPKYEYFGPGSGPVWMFGVHCRGTERALSDCTNRREYQEDCNHSLDAGVICSGFVQLTGGDSPCSGRVEIHSRGSWRAVCDSDFGPKAADVVCRELQCGAALSVVGAAPFGEHAGPMWNGLLQCMGNESLLVSCPRGPPRDQPCTHGNAAGIICTRKDSCWGVKQEGDAGDRGVGQGGCCARREDGRRDVVACSPKVMQKEEKGRVSSAWPLLQLLREREHRSALPRPSLFPEYTGFRLNNGTACEGRVEVQVQGTWGSLCASRWDLLDAHVLCRHLNCGFAETIPERGRFGRGTGPIWRDSFHCNGTEEHLGQCSMTTLGASPCSREDEAAVICSGPADSKSLRLVGGESRCNGRVEIFHHGTWGRVLDDNWDMQEANVVCQQLRCGAATAAYKPLKAQRGRGPVGLRGVRCAGQETSLTACRTSLPKNARVAEMMEDVGVVCSGSWQIRLVDGPGRCAGRVEVYNQGSWGTVCDDGWDLLDATVVCRQLDCGGAVDAVRFAQFGAGSGEIWLDNVNCSGNESALWDCPAVSWEQQDCGHKEDAGVICSDFMALRLENSNNCSGRLQVFYNGTWGGVCSNSVTPKTVSLACKELGCGNRGSLEMRLPYGRVSGPTWLDHVQCEERISSFWQCPSSPWNPQSCRDLRDETYITCNGSWTEAPPTLEPPCPNSTSCTDREKIRAMGGEDKCSGRVEIWHRGSWGTVCDDSWDMQDAEVACRQLGCGPAVSALDEAAFGQGMGPIWLEKVECRGTELSLQDCWAQPGDSGACRHKEDASVRCSAPLRTAAPASQTDPTPEHLTGSRSISLPVVICIILGGLLCLLLALLVGQIQSARAWRKALPLSVGSGTSWEPFPAAVYEEINYRLAWEKEAKFRGSGSYSEGFPIKLQPYPQDSKEEDGLGPAPDVLDPPGGYQADGYDDVREASGPGEDPVSRQGDWEMPVAPEEGAGPMDAPGGANLPSQRSAGAPGAVEGAWSLSLESAGYDDAEEVSLAHPPEDTEAVAPGRDARLLLLPRSFTDPKRSCHSPRAVRRHSIPRTPPPPVLQPHPTTLLQHPLGLCRCSTCVQMQGGWEQEGLGGPLPGRQRKESPWGGRKDSQET, encoded by the exons atggggaaggagggacTCCTGTTCTTTcaggtgctgtggctgctgccctgggtgcAGCTGTGCAGGG GGGCTGCAGAGGTGAGGCTGGAGAACGGCGGCAGGCGCTGTGCTGGGAGAGTGGAGGTGAAGCAACAAGGCCAGTGGGGGACCGTGTGTGGTGTATTCTGGGACATGAAGGATGCTACGGTGGTTTGTAACCAGCTGGGTTGTGGGTCTGCTGTGGGAGCTCCTAAGTACGAATACTTCGGGCCAGGATCTGGCCCTGTCTGGATGTTTGGCGTTCACTGCCGCGGCACAGAGCGTGCCCTGTCTGACTGCACAAACAGAAGAGAGTACCAGGAGGACTGTAACCACAGTTTGGATGCTGGAGTGATCTGTTCAG GATTTGTCCAGCTGACTGGAGGTGACAGCCCCTGCTCAGGACGCGTGGAGATCCATAGCAGGGGCAGCTGGAGAGCCGTCTGTGACTCAGACTTTGGTCCCAAAGCCGCTGATGTGgtctgcagggagctgcagtgcGGCGCAGCCCTGTCCGTGGTCGGGGCAGCTCCCTTTGGAGAGCACGCCGGTCCCATGTGGAACGGACTACTGCAGTGCATGGGGAATGAATCCCTCCTCGTCTCCTGCCCCAGGGGACCTCCCAGGGACCAGCCTTGCACCCACGGGAACGCCGCTGGCATCATCTGTACACGTAAGGATTCCTGCTGGGGCGTCAAACAGGAGGGTgatgctggggacaggggagtAGGGCAGGGAGGGTGCTGCGCCAGGCGTGAGGATGGCAGGCGTGACGTGGTTGCCTGCAGCCCTAAAGTGatgcagaaggaagagaagggcaGGGTCTCCTCCGCTTggcctctcctccagctgctgaggGAGCGAGAGCACAGGTCTGCCCTGCCTCGTCCTTCTCTGTTCCCAGAGTACACGGGGTTCAGGCTGAACAATGGCACAGCGTGCGAGGGGAGGGTGGAGGTCCAGGTGCAGGGGACCTGGGGCAGCCTCTGTGCCTCCCGCTGGGATCTCTTGGATGCCCACGTTCTCTGTCGTCACCTCAACTGCGGGTTTGCGGAGACCATTCCCGAGCGAGGGCGCTTTGGGAGAGGAACTGGCCCCATCTGGAGAGATTCATTTCACTGTAACGGGACTGAAGAGCACCTGGGGCAGTGCTCCATGACCACCCTGGGGGCCTCACCCTGCTCCCGTGAGGATGAAGCCGCTGTCATTTGCTCAG GCCCAGCTGACTCCAAATCCCTGCGACTGGTGGGTGGGGAGAGCCGGTGTAACGGGCGAGTGGAGATCTTCCACCACGGGACATGGGGCAGAGTCCTGGATGACAACTGGGACATGCAGGAGGCCAATGTGGTGTGCCAGCAGCTGCGGTGTGGAGCAGCGACGGCAGCCTACAAACCCCTGAAGGCTCAGAGAGGGAGGGGCCCCGTGGGGCTGCGAGGGGTCCGGTGTGCAGGGCAGGAGACCAGCCTGACCGCCTGCCGCACCTCCCTGCCCAAGAATGCGCGGGTGGCGGAGATGATGGAGGACGTGGGGGTGGTTTGCTCAG GGAGTTGGCAAATCCGGCTGGTGGACGGGCCTGGGCGCTGCGCCGGGAGAGTGGAGGTCTACAaccagggcagctggggcactGTCTGCGATGATGGCTGGGACCTGCTTGATGCCACCGTCGTTTGCCGCCAGCTGGACTGCGGAGGGGCAGTGGATGCCGTTCGCTTCGCTCAATTCGGGGCAGGCTCCGGGGAGATCTGGCTGGACAACGTGAACTGCTCTGGGAATGAATCTGCTCTCTGGGATTGCCCAGCAGTgtcctgggagcagcaggactGTGGGCACAAAGAGGACGCAGGAGTCATCTGCTCAG ATTTCATGGCCCTGAGGCTGGAGAACAGCAACAATTGCTCCGGGCGGCTGCAAGTTTTCTACAATGGCACATGGGGTGGCGTTTGCTCCAACTCAGTGACTCCCAAAACGGTGTCGCTGGCATGcaaggagctgggctgtgggaaCAGAGGGTCTCTGGAAATGCGCCTACCCTATGGTAGGGTGTCCGGCCCCACCTGGCTGGATCACGTGCAGTGTGAGGAGAGAATCAGCTCTTTCTGGCAGTGCCCCTCTTCTCCCTGGAACCCACAGTCTTGCCGTGACCTGCGAGATGAGACCTACATCACCTGCAACG GGAGTTGGACAGAAGCGCCCCCGACCCTGGAGCCCCCATGCCCAAACTCCACGAGCTGCACAG ACAGGGAGAAGATTCGTGCCATGGGAGGCGAGGACAAGTGCTCGGGCAGGGTGGAGATCTGGCACCGCGGCTCCTGGGGGACGGTGTGCGATGACTCCTGGGACATGCAGGATGCTGAGGTGGCGTGTAGGCAGCTGGGCTGCGGCCCTGCGGTGTCTGCCCTGGACGAGGCTGCGTTTGGGCAGGGGATGGGCCCCATCTGGCTGGAGAAGGTGGAGTGCCGGGGGACAGAGCTGTCTCTGCAGGATtgctgggcacagcctggggacagCGGTGCATGCCGGCACAAGGAGGATGCTTCTGTGCGCTGCTCGG ctccaCTCAGaacagcagcaccagcttcCCAAACAG ATCCCACCCCAGAGCATCTGACTGGCAGCAGGAGCATCTCATTACCTGTCGTCATCTGCATCATCCTGGGGGGccttctctgcctgctcctggcccTCCTGGTTGGGCAAATACAAAGCGCCAGGGCTTGGCGCAAAG CCCTGCCTCTCTCTGTGGGCTCTGGGACATCTTGGGAGCCCTTCCCTGCGGCTGTGTATGAGGAAATCAATTACAGACTGGCGTGGGAGAAAGAGGCGAAATTCAGGGGCTCAG GCTCCTATTCAGAGGGGTTCCCAATCAAGCTGCAGCCCTACCCCCAGGACAGCAAGGAGGAGGATGGTCTGGGGCCAGCACCAG ATGTCCTTGACCCGCCTGGAGGTTACCAAGCAGATGGCTATGATGATGTTAGGGAGGCTTCTGGCCCTGGGGAGGATCCTGTGTCCAGGCAGGGAGACTGGGAAATGCCCGTGGCAccagaggagggagcagggcccATGGATGCACCTGGAG GGGCAAACCTGCCCTCCCAGAGAAGTGCTGGGGCTCCTGGAGCTGTGGAAGGTGCCTGGTCCCTGTCCCTGGAGAGCGCAGGCTATGACGATGCTGAAGAAGTGTCTCTGGCACATCCTCCTGAGGACACAGAGGCTGTGGCACCAGGGAGGGATGCGAG gctgctcctgctgcctcgGTCCTTCACGGATCCCAAGCGCTCCTGTCACAGCCCCAGAGCTGTGAGGCGCCACAGCATCCCCAGGACCCCTCCCcctcctgtgctccagccccatccAACTACCCTCCTGCAGCATCCTTTGGGTTTGTGTCGGTGCAGCACCTGTGTGCAGATGCAgggggggtgggagcaggagggactGGGGGGACCTTTGCctgggaggcagaggaaggagagcccatggggaggaagaaaggattCCCAAGAGACGTGA
- the LOC101916016 gene encoding antigen WC1.1-like isoform X3, with translation MGKEGLLFFQVLWLLPWVQLCRGAAEVRLENGGRRCAGRVEVKQQGQWGTVCGVFWDMKDATVVCNQLGCGSAVGAPKYEYFGPGSGPVWMFGVHCRGTERALSDCTNRREYQEDCNHSLDAGVICSGFVQLTGGDSPCSGRVEIHSRGSWRAVCDSDFGPKAADVVCRELQCGAALSVVGAAPFGEHAGPMWNGLLQCMGNESLLVSCPRGPPRDQPCTHGNAAGIICTRKDSCWGVKQEGDAGDRGVGQGGCCARREDGRRDVVACSPKVMQKEEKGRVSSAWPLLQLLREREHRSALPRPSLFPEYTGFRLNNGTACEGRVEVQVQGTWGSLCASRWDLLDAHVLCRHLNCGFAETIPERGRFGRGTGPIWRDSFHCNGTEEHLGQCSMTTLGASPCSREDEAAVICSGPADSKSLRLVGGESRCNGRVEIFHHGTWGRVLDDNWDMQEANVVCQQLRCGAATAAYKPLKAQRGRGPVGLRGVRCAGQETSLTACRTSLPKNARVAEMMEDVGVVCSGSWQIRLVDGPGRCAGRVEVYNQGSWGTVCDDGWDLLDATVVCRQLDCGGAVDAVRFAQFGAGSGEIWLDNVNCSGNESALWDCPAVSWEQQDCGHKEDAGVICSDFMALRLENSNNCSGRLQVFYNGTWGGVCSNSVTPKTVSLACKELGCGNRGSLEMRLPYGRVSGPTWLDHVQCEERISSFWQCPSSPWNPQSCRDLRDETYITCNGSWTEAPPTLEPPCPNSTSCTDREKIRAMGGEDKCSGRVEIWHRGSWGTVCDDSWDMQDAEVACRQLGCGPAVSALDEAAFGQGMGPIWLEKVECRGTELSLQDCWAQPGDSGACRHKEDASVRCSAPLRTAAPASQTDPTPEHLTGSRSISLPVVICIILGGLLCLLLALLVGQIQSARAWRKALPLSVGSGTSWEPFPAAVYEEINYRLAWEKEAKFRGSGSYSEGFPIKLQPYPQDSKEEDGLGPAPDVLDPPGGYQADGYDDVREASGPGEDPVSRQGDWEMPVAPEEGAGPMDAPGGANLPSQRSAGAPGAVEGAWSLSLESAGYDDAEEVSLAHPPEDTEAVAPGRDARLLLLPRSFTDPKRSCHSPRAVRRHSIPRTPPPPVLQPHPTTLLQHPLESRRC, from the exons atggggaaggagggacTCCTGTTCTTTcaggtgctgtggctgctgccctgggtgcAGCTGTGCAGGG GGGCTGCAGAGGTGAGGCTGGAGAACGGCGGCAGGCGCTGTGCTGGGAGAGTGGAGGTGAAGCAACAAGGCCAGTGGGGGACCGTGTGTGGTGTATTCTGGGACATGAAGGATGCTACGGTGGTTTGTAACCAGCTGGGTTGTGGGTCTGCTGTGGGAGCTCCTAAGTACGAATACTTCGGGCCAGGATCTGGCCCTGTCTGGATGTTTGGCGTTCACTGCCGCGGCACAGAGCGTGCCCTGTCTGACTGCACAAACAGAAGAGAGTACCAGGAGGACTGTAACCACAGTTTGGATGCTGGAGTGATCTGTTCAG GATTTGTCCAGCTGACTGGAGGTGACAGCCCCTGCTCAGGACGCGTGGAGATCCATAGCAGGGGCAGCTGGAGAGCCGTCTGTGACTCAGACTTTGGTCCCAAAGCCGCTGATGTGgtctgcagggagctgcagtgcGGCGCAGCCCTGTCCGTGGTCGGGGCAGCTCCCTTTGGAGAGCACGCCGGTCCCATGTGGAACGGACTACTGCAGTGCATGGGGAATGAATCCCTCCTCGTCTCCTGCCCCAGGGGACCTCCCAGGGACCAGCCTTGCACCCACGGGAACGCCGCTGGCATCATCTGTACACGTAAGGATTCCTGCTGGGGCGTCAAACAGGAGGGTgatgctggggacaggggagtAGGGCAGGGAGGGTGCTGCGCCAGGCGTGAGGATGGCAGGCGTGACGTGGTTGCCTGCAGCCCTAAAGTGatgcagaaggaagagaagggcaGGGTCTCCTCCGCTTggcctctcctccagctgctgaggGAGCGAGAGCACAGGTCTGCCCTGCCTCGTCCTTCTCTGTTCCCAGAGTACACGGGGTTCAGGCTGAACAATGGCACAGCGTGCGAGGGGAGGGTGGAGGTCCAGGTGCAGGGGACCTGGGGCAGCCTCTGTGCCTCCCGCTGGGATCTCTTGGATGCCCACGTTCTCTGTCGTCACCTCAACTGCGGGTTTGCGGAGACCATTCCCGAGCGAGGGCGCTTTGGGAGAGGAACTGGCCCCATCTGGAGAGATTCATTTCACTGTAACGGGACTGAAGAGCACCTGGGGCAGTGCTCCATGACCACCCTGGGGGCCTCACCCTGCTCCCGTGAGGATGAAGCCGCTGTCATTTGCTCAG GCCCAGCTGACTCCAAATCCCTGCGACTGGTGGGTGGGGAGAGCCGGTGTAACGGGCGAGTGGAGATCTTCCACCACGGGACATGGGGCAGAGTCCTGGATGACAACTGGGACATGCAGGAGGCCAATGTGGTGTGCCAGCAGCTGCGGTGTGGAGCAGCGACGGCAGCCTACAAACCCCTGAAGGCTCAGAGAGGGAGGGGCCCCGTGGGGCTGCGAGGGGTCCGGTGTGCAGGGCAGGAGACCAGCCTGACCGCCTGCCGCACCTCCCTGCCCAAGAATGCGCGGGTGGCGGAGATGATGGAGGACGTGGGGGTGGTTTGCTCAG GGAGTTGGCAAATCCGGCTGGTGGACGGGCCTGGGCGCTGCGCCGGGAGAGTGGAGGTCTACAaccagggcagctggggcactGTCTGCGATGATGGCTGGGACCTGCTTGATGCCACCGTCGTTTGCCGCCAGCTGGACTGCGGAGGGGCAGTGGATGCCGTTCGCTTCGCTCAATTCGGGGCAGGCTCCGGGGAGATCTGGCTGGACAACGTGAACTGCTCTGGGAATGAATCTGCTCTCTGGGATTGCCCAGCAGTgtcctgggagcagcaggactGTGGGCACAAAGAGGACGCAGGAGTCATCTGCTCAG ATTTCATGGCCCTGAGGCTGGAGAACAGCAACAATTGCTCCGGGCGGCTGCAAGTTTTCTACAATGGCACATGGGGTGGCGTTTGCTCCAACTCAGTGACTCCCAAAACGGTGTCGCTGGCATGcaaggagctgggctgtgggaaCAGAGGGTCTCTGGAAATGCGCCTACCCTATGGTAGGGTGTCCGGCCCCACCTGGCTGGATCACGTGCAGTGTGAGGAGAGAATCAGCTCTTTCTGGCAGTGCCCCTCTTCTCCCTGGAACCCACAGTCTTGCCGTGACCTGCGAGATGAGACCTACATCACCTGCAACG GGAGTTGGACAGAAGCGCCCCCGACCCTGGAGCCCCCATGCCCAAACTCCACGAGCTGCACAG ACAGGGAGAAGATTCGTGCCATGGGAGGCGAGGACAAGTGCTCGGGCAGGGTGGAGATCTGGCACCGCGGCTCCTGGGGGACGGTGTGCGATGACTCCTGGGACATGCAGGATGCTGAGGTGGCGTGTAGGCAGCTGGGCTGCGGCCCTGCGGTGTCTGCCCTGGACGAGGCTGCGTTTGGGCAGGGGATGGGCCCCATCTGGCTGGAGAAGGTGGAGTGCCGGGGGACAGAGCTGTCTCTGCAGGATtgctgggcacagcctggggacagCGGTGCATGCCGGCACAAGGAGGATGCTTCTGTGCGCTGCTCGG ctccaCTCAGaacagcagcaccagcttcCCAAACAG ATCCCACCCCAGAGCATCTGACTGGCAGCAGGAGCATCTCATTACCTGTCGTCATCTGCATCATCCTGGGGGGccttctctgcctgctcctggcccTCCTGGTTGGGCAAATACAAAGCGCCAGGGCTTGGCGCAAAG CCCTGCCTCTCTCTGTGGGCTCTGGGACATCTTGGGAGCCCTTCCCTGCGGCTGTGTATGAGGAAATCAATTACAGACTGGCGTGGGAGAAAGAGGCGAAATTCAGGGGCTCAG GCTCCTATTCAGAGGGGTTCCCAATCAAGCTGCAGCCCTACCCCCAGGACAGCAAGGAGGAGGATGGTCTGGGGCCAGCACCAG ATGTCCTTGACCCGCCTGGAGGTTACCAAGCAGATGGCTATGATGATGTTAGGGAGGCTTCTGGCCCTGGGGAGGATCCTGTGTCCAGGCAGGGAGACTGGGAAATGCCCGTGGCAccagaggagggagcagggcccATGGATGCACCTGGAG GGGCAAACCTGCCCTCCCAGAGAAGTGCTGGGGCTCCTGGAGCTGTGGAAGGTGCCTGGTCCCTGTCCCTGGAGAGCGCAGGCTATGACGATGCTGAAGAAGTGTCTCTGGCACATCCTCCTGAGGACACAGAGGCTGTGGCACCAGGGAGGGATGCGAG gctgctcctgctgcctcgGTCCTTCACGGATCCCAAGCGCTCCTGTCACAGCCCCAGAGCTGTGAGGCGCCACAGCATCCCCAGGACCCCTCCCcctcctgtgctccagccccatccAACTACCCTCCTGCAGCATCCTTTGG AAAGCAGGCGCTGCTAA
- the LOC101916016 gene encoding antigen WC1.1-like isoform X4 codes for MGKEGLLFFQVLWLLPWVQLCRGAAEVRLENGGRRCAGRVEVKQQGQWGTVCGVFWDMKDATVVCNQLGCGSAVGAPKYEYFGPGSGPVWMFGVHCRGTERALSDCTNRREYQEDCNHSLDAGVICSGFVQLTGGDSPCSGRVEIHSRGSWRAVCDSDFGPKAADVVCRELQCGAALSVVGAAPFGEHAGPMWNGLLQCMGNESLLVSCPRGPPRDQPCTHGNAAGIICTRKDSCWGVKQEGDAGDRGVGQGGCCARREDGRRDVVACSPKVMQKEEKGRVSSAWPLLQLLREREHRSALPRPSLFPEYTGFRLNNGTACEGRVEVQVQGTWGSLCASRWDLLDAHVLCRHLNCGFAETIPERGRFGRGTGPIWRDSFHCNGTEEHLGQCSMTTLGASPCSREDEAAVICSGPADSKSLRLVGGESRCNGRVEIFHHGTWGRVLDDNWDMQEANVVCQQLRCGAATAAYKPLKAQRGRGPVGLRGVRCAGQETSLTACRTSLPKNARVAEMMEDVGVVCSGSWQIRLVDGPGRCAGRVEVYNQGSWGTVCDDGWDLLDATVVCRQLDCGGAVDAVRFAQFGAGSGEIWLDNVNCSGNESALWDCPAVSWEQQDCGHKEDAGVICSDFMALRLENSNNCSGRLQVFYNGTWGGVCSNSVTPKTVSLACKELGCGNRGSLEMRLPYGRVSGPTWLDHVQCEERISSFWQCPSSPWNPQSCRDLRDETYITCNGSWTEAPPTLEPPCPNSTSCTDREKIRAMGGEDKCSGRVEIWHRGSWGTVCDDSWDMQDAEVACRQLGCGPAVSALDEAAFGQGMGPIWLEKVECRGTELSLQDCWAQPGDSGACRHKEDASVRCSAPLRTAAPASQTDPTPEHLTGSRSISLPVVICIILGGLLCLLLALLVGQIQSARAWRKALPLSVGSGTSWEPFPAAVYEEINYRLAWEKEAKFRGSGSYSEGFPIKLQPYPQDSKEEDGLGPAPDVLDPPGGYQADGYDDVREASGPGEDPVSRQGDWEMPVAPEEGAGPMDAPGGANLPSQRSAGAPGAVEGAWSLSLESAGYDDAEEVSLAHPPEDTEAVAPGRDARKQALLNLSQGPSPSAGAVAYPSSHGQRNLSYRAGRRI; via the exons atggggaaggagggacTCCTGTTCTTTcaggtgctgtggctgctgccctgggtgcAGCTGTGCAGGG GGGCTGCAGAGGTGAGGCTGGAGAACGGCGGCAGGCGCTGTGCTGGGAGAGTGGAGGTGAAGCAACAAGGCCAGTGGGGGACCGTGTGTGGTGTATTCTGGGACATGAAGGATGCTACGGTGGTTTGTAACCAGCTGGGTTGTGGGTCTGCTGTGGGAGCTCCTAAGTACGAATACTTCGGGCCAGGATCTGGCCCTGTCTGGATGTTTGGCGTTCACTGCCGCGGCACAGAGCGTGCCCTGTCTGACTGCACAAACAGAAGAGAGTACCAGGAGGACTGTAACCACAGTTTGGATGCTGGAGTGATCTGTTCAG GATTTGTCCAGCTGACTGGAGGTGACAGCCCCTGCTCAGGACGCGTGGAGATCCATAGCAGGGGCAGCTGGAGAGCCGTCTGTGACTCAGACTTTGGTCCCAAAGCCGCTGATGTGgtctgcagggagctgcagtgcGGCGCAGCCCTGTCCGTGGTCGGGGCAGCTCCCTTTGGAGAGCACGCCGGTCCCATGTGGAACGGACTACTGCAGTGCATGGGGAATGAATCCCTCCTCGTCTCCTGCCCCAGGGGACCTCCCAGGGACCAGCCTTGCACCCACGGGAACGCCGCTGGCATCATCTGTACACGTAAGGATTCCTGCTGGGGCGTCAAACAGGAGGGTgatgctggggacaggggagtAGGGCAGGGAGGGTGCTGCGCCAGGCGTGAGGATGGCAGGCGTGACGTGGTTGCCTGCAGCCCTAAAGTGatgcagaaggaagagaagggcaGGGTCTCCTCCGCTTggcctctcctccagctgctgaggGAGCGAGAGCACAGGTCTGCCCTGCCTCGTCCTTCTCTGTTCCCAGAGTACACGGGGTTCAGGCTGAACAATGGCACAGCGTGCGAGGGGAGGGTGGAGGTCCAGGTGCAGGGGACCTGGGGCAGCCTCTGTGCCTCCCGCTGGGATCTCTTGGATGCCCACGTTCTCTGTCGTCACCTCAACTGCGGGTTTGCGGAGACCATTCCCGAGCGAGGGCGCTTTGGGAGAGGAACTGGCCCCATCTGGAGAGATTCATTTCACTGTAACGGGACTGAAGAGCACCTGGGGCAGTGCTCCATGACCACCCTGGGGGCCTCACCCTGCTCCCGTGAGGATGAAGCCGCTGTCATTTGCTCAG GCCCAGCTGACTCCAAATCCCTGCGACTGGTGGGTGGGGAGAGCCGGTGTAACGGGCGAGTGGAGATCTTCCACCACGGGACATGGGGCAGAGTCCTGGATGACAACTGGGACATGCAGGAGGCCAATGTGGTGTGCCAGCAGCTGCGGTGTGGAGCAGCGACGGCAGCCTACAAACCCCTGAAGGCTCAGAGAGGGAGGGGCCCCGTGGGGCTGCGAGGGGTCCGGTGTGCAGGGCAGGAGACCAGCCTGACCGCCTGCCGCACCTCCCTGCCCAAGAATGCGCGGGTGGCGGAGATGATGGAGGACGTGGGGGTGGTTTGCTCAG GGAGTTGGCAAATCCGGCTGGTGGACGGGCCTGGGCGCTGCGCCGGGAGAGTGGAGGTCTACAaccagggcagctggggcactGTCTGCGATGATGGCTGGGACCTGCTTGATGCCACCGTCGTTTGCCGCCAGCTGGACTGCGGAGGGGCAGTGGATGCCGTTCGCTTCGCTCAATTCGGGGCAGGCTCCGGGGAGATCTGGCTGGACAACGTGAACTGCTCTGGGAATGAATCTGCTCTCTGGGATTGCCCAGCAGTgtcctgggagcagcaggactGTGGGCACAAAGAGGACGCAGGAGTCATCTGCTCAG ATTTCATGGCCCTGAGGCTGGAGAACAGCAACAATTGCTCCGGGCGGCTGCAAGTTTTCTACAATGGCACATGGGGTGGCGTTTGCTCCAACTCAGTGACTCCCAAAACGGTGTCGCTGGCATGcaaggagctgggctgtgggaaCAGAGGGTCTCTGGAAATGCGCCTACCCTATGGTAGGGTGTCCGGCCCCACCTGGCTGGATCACGTGCAGTGTGAGGAGAGAATCAGCTCTTTCTGGCAGTGCCCCTCTTCTCCCTGGAACCCACAGTCTTGCCGTGACCTGCGAGATGAGACCTACATCACCTGCAACG GGAGTTGGACAGAAGCGCCCCCGACCCTGGAGCCCCCATGCCCAAACTCCACGAGCTGCACAG ACAGGGAGAAGATTCGTGCCATGGGAGGCGAGGACAAGTGCTCGGGCAGGGTGGAGATCTGGCACCGCGGCTCCTGGGGGACGGTGTGCGATGACTCCTGGGACATGCAGGATGCTGAGGTGGCGTGTAGGCAGCTGGGCTGCGGCCCTGCGGTGTCTGCCCTGGACGAGGCTGCGTTTGGGCAGGGGATGGGCCCCATCTGGCTGGAGAAGGTGGAGTGCCGGGGGACAGAGCTGTCTCTGCAGGATtgctgggcacagcctggggacagCGGTGCATGCCGGCACAAGGAGGATGCTTCTGTGCGCTGCTCGG ctccaCTCAGaacagcagcaccagcttcCCAAACAG ATCCCACCCCAGAGCATCTGACTGGCAGCAGGAGCATCTCATTACCTGTCGTCATCTGCATCATCCTGGGGGGccttctctgcctgctcctggcccTCCTGGTTGGGCAAATACAAAGCGCCAGGGCTTGGCGCAAAG CCCTGCCTCTCTCTGTGGGCTCTGGGACATCTTGGGAGCCCTTCCCTGCGGCTGTGTATGAGGAAATCAATTACAGACTGGCGTGGGAGAAAGAGGCGAAATTCAGGGGCTCAG GCTCCTATTCAGAGGGGTTCCCAATCAAGCTGCAGCCCTACCCCCAGGACAGCAAGGAGGAGGATGGTCTGGGGCCAGCACCAG ATGTCCTTGACCCGCCTGGAGGTTACCAAGCAGATGGCTATGATGATGTTAGGGAGGCTTCTGGCCCTGGGGAGGATCCTGTGTCCAGGCAGGGAGACTGGGAAATGCCCGTGGCAccagaggagggagcagggcccATGGATGCACCTGGAG GGGCAAACCTGCCCTCCCAGAGAAGTGCTGGGGCTCCTGGAGCTGTGGAAGGTGCCTGGTCCCTGTCCCTGGAGAGCGCAGGCTATGACGATGCTGAAGAAGTGTCTCTGGCACATCCTCCTGAGGACACAGAGGCTGTGGCACCAGGGAGGGATGCGAG AAAGCAGGCGCTGCTAAATCTGAGCCAGGGTCCCTCTCCCTCAGCTGGGGCTGTCGCCTACCCCAGCTCCCATGGGCAGAGAAACCTTTCAtacagggcagggagaaggatTTGA